One Novipirellula galeiformis genomic region harbors:
- a CDS encoding DUF1501 domain-containing protein, with product MNNLWHTPSGMTRRHFMSHLAGSSAAAAASFTMGSSIYANVDELKKKRRSAIMLWMGGGPSTIDMWDMKPAASNGGPFRPISTTGDMQICEHMPLMAQQMKHMSVVRSMSTREADHERGRYYMHTGYVPNPNIEHPSYGSVLSHELMDQRPELEIPPFVSIGGASTGPGFLGMAWSPFSVTSNGRVRNLEMSMENSRLMQRMAALNMIEQDFAKRTRDLPASEHSKVLKKTFDLMSSDQMKAFKVTEEPEEVKERYGTNGFGQGCLLARRLVEVGVPFIEVNLGGWDNHADLHTTLKDNKLPILDKAMSALVEDLEQRGLLQDTVVMWMGEFGRTPNINAGAGRDHFARAWSCVVGGADIKGGLAVGATSSDGAAVETEPFSAEDLMTTVVKGLGISTDKTFTSKNGRPMKIAGGGKIIRELV from the coding sequence ATGAATAACCTTTGGCACACTCCCAGCGGAATGACTCGGCGTCACTTCATGAGCCATCTCGCCGGCTCGTCCGCTGCGGCGGCCGCCTCGTTCACGATGGGCAGTTCGATTTATGCAAACGTCGACGAGCTGAAAAAGAAGCGACGCTCCGCGATCATGCTCTGGATGGGGGGCGGCCCGTCGACGATTGACATGTGGGATATGAAGCCAGCGGCGAGTAATGGCGGACCGTTTCGCCCGATCTCGACGACCGGCGACATGCAGATTTGTGAGCACATGCCCTTGATGGCTCAACAGATGAAACACATGTCGGTCGTCCGCAGCATGTCGACGCGTGAAGCGGATCACGAGCGTGGTCGTTACTACATGCACACCGGCTATGTTCCCAACCCCAACATCGAACACCCCAGTTACGGTTCGGTGTTGTCGCATGAATTGATGGATCAACGCCCCGAGTTGGAGATCCCACCGTTCGTTTCCATTGGCGGCGCGAGCACGGGACCTGGTTTCTTGGGGATGGCGTGGTCGCCGTTCTCGGTCACCAGCAACGGACGCGTTCGCAACCTCGAAATGAGCATGGAGAACTCCCGCTTGATGCAGCGGATGGCGGCGTTGAATATGATCGAACAGGACTTCGCTAAACGCACCCGGGACTTGCCCGCCAGCGAGCATTCTAAAGTGCTGAAGAAGACGTTTGATTTGATGAGCAGCGATCAGATGAAGGCGTTCAAGGTGACCGAAGAACCCGAAGAGGTGAAGGAGCGCTACGGCACCAATGGCTTTGGACAAGGATGTTTGTTAGCTCGTCGCTTGGTCGAAGTGGGAGTCCCCTTCATCGAAGTCAACTTAGGGGGGTGGGACAACCATGCCGATCTCCACACAACGCTCAAAGACAACAAGCTGCCCATTTTGGATAAAGCGATGAGTGCCTTGGTCGAGGACCTCGAGCAACGTGGATTGTTGCAAGACACCGTGGTGATGTGGATGGGCGAATTCGGCCGCACCCCAAACATCAACGCCGGCGCGGGCCGCGATCACTTTGCACGCGCCTGGTCCTGTGTCGTCGGCGGTGCCGACATCAAGGGCGGCTTGGCGGTCGGAGCGACGAGCAGCGACGGAGCGGCGGTGGAAACCGAACCGTTCAGCGCCGAAGACTTGATGACAACCGTGGTGAAGGGACTCGGAATTTCGACTGATAAGACATTTACCAGCAAGAATGGGCGTCCCATGAAGATTGCCGGTGGTGGCAAGATCATTCGCGAGCTCGTGTAA
- a CDS encoding nucleoside monophosphate kinase, translating into MSETPEPKTKPADLEVKDAQLIFNSVWRRLEADYGRENLHFPRELILLGGAPGAGKGTNSDFICKVRDITSKPIVVSQLLSSPEAEDIKARGGMVGDREVVSILFRELLKPEHRTGAILDGYPRTQVQVECLKMLHDEMKTMRREFAETPMSAHFRQPHFHIMVLFVEESESIERQLQRGRQVLAHNEEVRRTGIGTMWEERPTDFDVELARNRYRVFKEQTYDALVSLKQIFHFHFINAQAPLDVVQENILRELEYQSSLELDPRTFNALNHIPVASDIVMHARRDLVSRLDGYEIEHSELFHRVIEFIEVKMMPIVLRHAISGYCCINSEDPVLESSLALKMLIDVFSERGFHASVDLQRDEIPVRFDLKTGEVHCRQKKVYRVAIRFKGSEIRRG; encoded by the coding sequence TTGTCTGAAACACCCGAACCTAAGACCAAGCCAGCCGACTTGGAAGTAAAGGATGCCCAGTTAATTTTTAACTCGGTATGGAGACGCCTCGAAGCCGATTACGGCCGCGAAAACTTGCACTTTCCCCGAGAGCTAATCTTGTTAGGTGGGGCTCCTGGGGCGGGCAAGGGAACGAACTCGGATTTTATTTGCAAGGTCCGCGACATCACCTCCAAGCCGATCGTCGTCAGCCAATTGCTGAGCAGCCCTGAGGCGGAAGATATCAAGGCACGCGGTGGCATGGTGGGAGATCGTGAGGTCGTGAGCATCTTGTTCCGTGAGCTCTTGAAGCCGGAGCATCGAACCGGGGCGATCCTCGATGGGTATCCGCGTACCCAGGTCCAAGTCGAGTGTTTGAAGATGCTTCACGATGAAATGAAGACGATGCGGCGTGAGTTCGCCGAGACCCCGATGTCGGCTCATTTCAGACAGCCCCACTTTCATATCATGGTGTTGTTTGTCGAAGAGTCCGAGAGTATCGAACGGCAACTGCAGCGTGGGCGTCAAGTACTTGCGCATAACGAAGAGGTTCGCCGCACCGGCATTGGGACGATGTGGGAAGAGCGGCCGACCGATTTTGATGTCGAGTTGGCGCGAAACCGATATCGCGTTTTCAAAGAGCAGACGTACGATGCACTGGTCTCGTTGAAGCAGATTTTCCACTTTCACTTTATCAACGCTCAGGCACCTCTTGATGTGGTGCAAGAGAATATTTTGCGAGAGTTGGAGTATCAAAGTTCGCTTGAGCTCGATCCGCGGACCTTTAATGCTCTGAACCATATTCCGGTGGCGAGCGATATCGTGATGCACGCGCGTCGCGATTTGGTCAGCCGTTTGGATGGTTATGAAATCGAGCACAGTGAATTGTTTCACCGAGTGATCGAGTTTATCGAAGTCAAGATGATGCCGATTGTGTTGCGTCATGCCATTTCAGGCTACTGCTGCATCAACTCCGAAGACCCGGTGCTCGAGAGTTCGTTGGCATTGAAGATGTTGATTGACGTGTTTTCCGAGCGGGGTTTTCATGCCAGCGTCGACTTGCAACGCGATGAAATTCCCGTCCGCTTTGATCTGAAAACCGGCGAAGTCCATTGTCGCCAGAAAAAGGTCTATCGCGTCGCGATTCGCTTCAAAGGCTCGGAAATCCGGCGAGGTTAG
- a CDS encoding glycerophosphodiester phosphodiesterase: protein MPSRLIPFFALLVSFSVSNLAISQMIVGHRGASYDAPENTLAAFQLAWDQNADGIEGDFYLTRDAKIVCIHDRDTKRTTGANLRVEDSTLAELRKLDAGQWKDPKWDSERIPTFAEVLQTVPEGRTFVIEIKSDRKLVPHLKTELDRLDHSKIKLLIICFDEHVIADCKRLLPEVKAHWLTGFKQNKDTQAWSPTADHISKVVKRSGADGVGMQGQTRVINADFIDSLKQNECDEFHVWTINSATDAKFFASLGAFGITTDRPAMIRDALEPVASR from the coding sequence ATGCCGTCGCGTCTGATCCCGTTTTTCGCATTACTTGTCTCGTTCTCCGTATCTAACCTGGCGATTTCTCAAATGATCGTCGGACACCGCGGAGCCTCATACGACGCGCCTGAAAACACATTGGCAGCATTTCAACTCGCCTGGGATCAGAATGCTGATGGAATCGAAGGCGACTTCTACCTCACCCGCGATGCGAAAATCGTCTGCATTCACGACCGCGACACAAAACGCACCACCGGCGCCAACCTGCGTGTCGAAGACTCGACGTTAGCGGAACTTCGCAAACTCGATGCAGGGCAGTGGAAAGATCCGAAATGGGACAGTGAACGAATCCCTACCTTTGCCGAAGTATTGCAAACGGTTCCCGAGGGCCGCACCTTTGTCATCGAGATCAAAAGCGATCGCAAACTGGTTCCGCATCTAAAAACGGAACTCGATCGACTCGACCACTCGAAAATCAAACTGCTGATCATCTGCTTTGATGAACACGTGATCGCCGATTGCAAGCGTTTGCTTCCCGAAGTCAAAGCACACTGGTTAACCGGATTTAAACAAAACAAGGACACCCAAGCGTGGAGTCCGACGGCGGATCATATCAGCAAAGTCGTCAAACGATCTGGTGCCGATGGTGTCGGAATGCAGGGTCAAACCCGCGTGATCAATGCCGATTTCATCGACTCACTGAAACAAAACGAATGCGATGAATTTCATGTCTGGACGATCAATTCGGCTACGGATGCTAAGTTCTTTGCATCGTTAGGCGCATTCGGAATCACGACCGATCGCCCGGCCATGATCCGTGATGCGTTAGAACCGGTGGCATCACGTTAA
- a CDS encoding DUF4339 domain-containing protein: MGIRFACHVCNKKLNIKSELAGKRGVCPACSSRFRIPLEDALASFPVETRLTPTAAQSQSGAPQPESRSDSGRSDSGRSVDDSSSDDIAAEVPLAASSPNVSKASSPNSIFDGESTWYVRPPSGGQYGPAGEDIFREWITEGRVAATALVWRDGWAEWREAIEVLPQLTHRNASPLSIEPRNHAVEANGSEPRMAPSSTPTESPGKVYGNLPIGAIQRKRFLQRAATITVLSLVAIGLVAALLAVAGR; encoded by the coding sequence ATGGGCATCCGGTTCGCCTGCCATGTTTGCAACAAGAAACTCAATATCAAGAGTGAACTCGCGGGCAAACGTGGCGTCTGCCCAGCGTGTTCATCGCGATTCCGCATCCCGTTAGAAGACGCCTTAGCCTCGTTTCCGGTTGAAACGCGGCTGACACCGACTGCCGCGCAATCGCAATCGGGTGCTCCGCAGCCCGAGTCTCGCTCCGATTCAGGCCGCTCCGATTCAGGCCGCTCCGTTGACGATTCCTCGAGCGACGATATCGCTGCGGAGGTGCCGCTTGCCGCATCAAGTCCGAACGTTTCCAAAGCAAGTTCTCCCAACTCCATTTTTGACGGCGAATCGACTTGGTATGTTCGGCCGCCAAGTGGCGGCCAATACGGTCCGGCGGGCGAAGATATTTTTCGGGAGTGGATAACCGAAGGACGCGTCGCAGCGACGGCACTGGTATGGCGAGATGGATGGGCGGAGTGGCGTGAAGCCATTGAAGTTCTGCCGCAATTGACCCACCGCAATGCTTCGCCGCTGAGCATCGAGCCTCGAAACCACGCCGTTGAAGCCAACGGATCGGAGCCGAGAATGGCCCCTTCGAGCACCCCGACGGAATCTCCGGGAAAGGTTTATGGAAACCTTCCTATCGGAGCGATCCAGCGGAAGCGTTTTCTACAACGAGCGGCAACAATCACGGTACTTTCGCTGGTTGCAATCGGATTGGTCGCGGCGCTATTAGCGGTAGCAGGCCGCTAG
- a CDS encoding TlpA disulfide reductase family protein: MKRFIFRAVAVSLAIPVAITSPLWAQSAQPTGGSTNPQITKVEASRQGDGQPEQKNEAEKNSEAEKDATTREEAEQAIEPLTIGSVAPELDIMHWIHDGDGAFDPVSKFENNKVYVVEFWATWCGPCIAAMPHIVALQKEYADRDVQIISVSSEPMATIEAFLKREVPGAKEGDDAPQTYQELTSSYCLTTDPDRSTSKSYMEASGQNGIPCAFLVGKSGKIEWIGHPMSIDEPLAKVVNDDWDRDAFAEKFKEDQHADMVFQAFVKAMRSKETDKALQILDDYIATGKLAPRVSQMQMVKLQVLAGEESRSDELKAYVASLLKDESLGFEAINRLAWTIARYAEAGKITDKDTVRAALKKTQAIVDDTGASKPFVMDTIAHLQQALGDRAAAIATQTAAVELAEEGRKDRLQRYLDELLEAQEAAAQEAAANDAAEAKDKAEGKDQSE; the protein is encoded by the coding sequence ATGAAGCGATTCATTTTTCGGGCCGTTGCTGTCTCCTTGGCCATTCCCGTTGCGATCACGTCCCCCCTGTGGGCTCAGTCTGCCCAACCGACCGGCGGCTCAACCAATCCGCAAATAACCAAGGTGGAGGCAAGCCGCCAAGGTGACGGGCAGCCCGAACAGAAAAACGAAGCCGAAAAGAATAGCGAAGCGGAAAAGGATGCCACAACGCGGGAGGAGGCCGAGCAAGCGATCGAGCCGTTGACGATCGGTTCGGTGGCGCCCGAGCTGGACATCATGCACTGGATTCATGACGGGGACGGTGCCTTTGATCCCGTCTCGAAGTTCGAGAACAACAAGGTCTATGTCGTTGAATTTTGGGCGACATGGTGCGGTCCCTGTATCGCCGCAATGCCTCACATCGTCGCGTTGCAAAAGGAGTACGCGGACCGCGATGTTCAAATCATCAGCGTTAGCAGCGAGCCGATGGCGACGATTGAAGCCTTTCTCAAACGCGAGGTGCCTGGAGCCAAAGAGGGCGATGATGCGCCCCAAACGTATCAGGAGCTGACGAGCAGTTATTGCTTGACGACCGATCCTGACCGCTCTACCTCGAAATCCTATATGGAAGCGTCTGGCCAGAATGGCATTCCTTGCGCCTTCCTAGTTGGCAAGAGCGGGAAAATTGAGTGGATCGGGCATCCCATGTCGATTGATGAGCCGTTGGCAAAGGTCGTCAATGACGATTGGGATCGCGATGCGTTTGCCGAAAAGTTCAAAGAGGATCAACATGCGGACATGGTTTTTCAGGCATTTGTCAAAGCGATGCGGAGCAAGGAAACGGACAAGGCGTTGCAGATCCTGGACGATTACATCGCCACCGGGAAATTGGCGCCACGCGTCTCACAAATGCAGATGGTCAAGTTACAAGTGCTGGCTGGCGAAGAGTCGCGAAGCGATGAATTGAAGGCCTATGTCGCGAGTCTGTTGAAGGACGAATCGCTTGGTTTTGAGGCCATCAATCGGCTGGCTTGGACCATCGCGAGGTACGCTGAAGCCGGCAAAATTACTGACAAAGATACGGTTCGTGCCGCACTGAAAAAGACGCAAGCGATTGTCGATGACACGGGCGCATCGAAACCGTTTGTGATGGACACCATTGCTCATTTGCAACAGGCCCTCGGTGACCGAGCGGCGGCGATTGCAACCCAGACCGCGGCGGTCGAACTTGCCGAAGAAGGACGCAAGGACCGTTTGCAACGTTATCTTGATGAATTGCTCGAAGCGCAAGAGGCCGCAGCGCAAGAGGCCGCAGCGAACGACGCAGCCGAAGCCAAGGATAAGGCGGAAGGGAAAGATCAGTCGGAATAG
- the coaD gene encoding pantetheine-phosphate adenylyltransferase, translating to MPQPHTAVYTGSFDPVTLGHLHVIERAARLFDKLIIGIGVNADKKPLFEPHERVALLETVTHDFPNVSVKVFSGLAVDFVRSVDANIMVRGIRPLTDTAGEFTMMMANHQLDPGIETVFLMADERFAHISSSLLKQIASLSDDDEQLAKFVPLKIIAELRGKLRS from the coding sequence ATGCCACAACCCCATACCGCCGTCTACACGGGATCGTTTGACCCCGTCACCTTGGGCCATCTACACGTGATCGAGCGCGCCGCGCGTTTGTTTGACAAGCTGATCATCGGAATCGGTGTGAATGCCGACAAAAAACCGCTGTTTGAACCTCACGAGCGAGTCGCTTTGCTGGAAACGGTGACTCACGATTTTCCTAATGTGAGTGTCAAAGTCTTCAGCGGTCTGGCGGTTGACTTTGTCCGTAGCGTGGATGCCAATATCATGGTCCGAGGCATCCGACCGCTGACCGATACGGCAGGGGAATTCACCATGATGATGGCAAACCATCAGTTGGATCCCGGTATCGAAACCGTGTTTTTGATGGCGGATGAGCGGTTTGCTCATATCAGCAGCTCGCTGTTGAAGCAGATCGCATCGCTCAGTGACGATGATGAGCAGCTCGCCAAGTTTGTTCCCCTCAAAATCATTGCTGAATTGAGAGGCAAGCTGCGATCCTAA
- a CDS encoding aminotransferase class V-fold PLP-dependent enzyme, which translates to MTSQWRQAILADPWAWWRSQMPITEKWAYFDHAAVGPLSLAAFETMSGFLDQASKLGDTVWPSWAARKEKLRQDTAKLLNCTPAEIGLVPNTSTGINWVAEGWAWQPGDNIVVPAGEFPSNLFPWLNQQARGVEVRVVPRRAADEVGVGDLMDAADASTRMVAASWVGYASGFRLDVAELVEAAHRRGILVFLDAIQGLGMFPLDLQKVPVDFLAADGHKWLLGPEGAGVAMIRSEHLDKIRVGNVGWGSVKNSYNYNDPKLDLRDEAARFEAGSANMVGLGGLSASLEMFLAVNECHGESAIGDRVVALATQLDGMLRQLGATTSLAVDPKHRSGIVNFSLRGVEPAQIRSRGLDEHVVLSCRGSGVRASVHAYNNEDDLQRLVAVARSFC; encoded by the coding sequence ATGACTTCACAATGGCGCCAGGCAATCCTAGCGGATCCTTGGGCGTGGTGGCGAAGTCAGATGCCGATTACCGAAAAATGGGCCTATTTTGACCATGCTGCGGTCGGTCCGCTCAGTCTTGCGGCCTTTGAGACGATGTCAGGGTTCCTGGATCAGGCGTCCAAGCTGGGGGATACCGTGTGGCCGTCTTGGGCCGCCCGGAAAGAAAAGTTGAGGCAGGACACGGCAAAATTACTGAATTGCACCCCTGCGGAGATCGGTTTAGTTCCCAATACGTCGACCGGCATCAATTGGGTTGCCGAGGGTTGGGCGTGGCAACCGGGGGACAATATTGTGGTCCCCGCAGGGGAATTTCCCAGCAATTTGTTCCCTTGGTTGAATCAGCAGGCACGAGGGGTTGAGGTTCGCGTTGTCCCTCGCCGGGCTGCGGACGAAGTCGGTGTCGGCGATCTGATGGACGCAGCCGACGCGTCGACACGGATGGTTGCGGCCAGCTGGGTTGGTTACGCCAGTGGGTTTCGGCTTGATGTGGCGGAGCTGGTCGAAGCGGCACATCGGCGTGGAATCCTCGTCTTTCTGGATGCGATTCAGGGGCTTGGGATGTTCCCGTTGGACCTCCAAAAGGTGCCCGTCGATTTTCTAGCGGCCGATGGGCATAAGTGGTTGCTTGGCCCCGAAGGTGCGGGGGTTGCCATGATCCGCTCCGAGCATTTAGACAAAATCCGGGTGGGCAACGTGGGCTGGGGGAGCGTCAAAAATTCGTACAATTACAATGACCCCAAGCTTGACCTTCGCGACGAAGCGGCCCGTTTTGAAGCGGGGTCGGCAAACATGGTCGGGCTCGGTGGATTGTCGGCGAGCTTGGAAATGTTCTTGGCCGTGAATGAGTGTCATGGCGAATCGGCAATCGGCGATCGCGTGGTCGCCTTGGCCACTCAACTCGATGGAATGCTCCGTCAATTGGGAGCGACCACTTCGTTGGCGGTCGATCCCAAGCATCGTAGCGGGATCGTTAATTTTTCGCTCCGCGGAGTCGAGCCGGCACAAATTCGCAGTCGAGGACTCGACGAGCATGTCGTGCTGAGTTGTCGCGGAAGCGGAGTTCGCGCGAGTGTTCACGCCTACAACAACGAAGACGATCTCCAGCGTTTGGTCGCGGTGGCACGGTCCTTTTGTTGA
- a CDS encoding HU family DNA-binding protein, which produces MTKKDIVRAISEEVGLTQQQTKEIVQKTFDAIVDCLVRERRIELRNFGVFEVKPRAARKARNPRTGQQVEVPSKHVVTFKPGKYMETKVHNLDESEAPKPETTQTDDLAQARASQAHIDPTPKPDAPSGKWGEG; this is translated from the coding sequence GTGACCAAGAAAGACATCGTGCGAGCGATCTCGGAAGAGGTAGGACTGACTCAACAGCAGACGAAGGAAATTGTACAGAAGACATTTGACGCGATCGTCGATTGCTTGGTACGAGAACGGCGGATTGAGCTTCGAAACTTTGGGGTTTTCGAAGTCAAACCACGAGCCGCTCGCAAGGCCCGCAACCCACGAACCGGACAACAAGTCGAAGTTCCTAGCAAACACGTTGTGACGTTCAAGCCAGGAAAGTACATGGAAACCAAAGTCCACAATCTGGATGAGTCCGAAGCACCGAAGCCAGAAACCACTCAAACCGACGATTTAGCACAAGCCAGAGCTTCCCAGGCTCATATCGACCCGACCCCCAAACCAGATGCCCCGAGCGGCAAATGGGGCGAAGGTTAA
- the fmt gene encoding methionyl-tRNA formyltransferase — translation MPSATPLRIIAMGTGPFAVPSFQALFAEGHEMALVVTRPQPPVKSRKGPPPSPVRQWAIENEFELFDPPSINDAEAVARLQVVNADLLVVCDYGQILKPAALATAPLGGINLHGSLLPAYRGAAPVQRSLLSGDAITGVTVIHMTPRLDGGPIVTTRQTLIQDNETAGELEDRLSQLGVDATLEAVQKLATWDRTSELGAPQDPAKVTRAARLSKAEAEINWDQTARMIDCHVRGMQPWPIAYFFVSVVGKDEPIRVAVKQVQSLGEVADAVTPGTILVDEEGFKVAAQDKWVQISRLQPAGKREMAAAEFLRGHQPKT, via the coding sequence ATGCCTAGTGCAACCCCGCTACGAATCATCGCCATGGGCACCGGCCCCTTTGCCGTCCCTTCGTTTCAAGCCTTGTTCGCCGAGGGACACGAAATGGCGTTGGTGGTAACACGCCCCCAACCACCCGTGAAAAGCCGTAAAGGCCCACCGCCATCGCCGGTGCGGCAATGGGCGATCGAGAATGAATTCGAATTGTTTGATCCTCCCAGCATCAATGACGCGGAGGCCGTCGCCCGTTTGCAAGTGGTGAATGCCGACTTGTTGGTGGTTTGTGATTACGGCCAAATTTTGAAACCTGCTGCGTTGGCGACGGCGCCCCTAGGCGGTATCAATTTGCACGGATCGTTGTTGCCAGCCTATCGTGGTGCGGCTCCGGTGCAACGGTCGTTGCTCAGCGGTGATGCGATCACCGGCGTTACGGTGATTCATATGACACCGAGGCTCGATGGAGGGCCGATCGTGACGACACGACAAACGCTGATCCAAGACAACGAAACCGCTGGGGAGCTCGAAGATCGGCTTTCACAGCTCGGCGTCGATGCGACCCTCGAGGCGGTCCAGAAGCTGGCGACTTGGGATCGCACCAGCGAGCTGGGCGCCCCGCAAGATCCCGCCAAAGTGACTCGCGCCGCACGGCTTTCCAAGGCCGAAGCCGAAATCAATTGGGACCAGACCGCACGCATGATCGATTGCCATGTTCGCGGCATGCAACCATGGCCGATCGCCTACTTTTTCGTTTCTGTGGTCGGAAAGGACGAACCGATCCGTGTTGCGGTCAAGCAAGTTCAGTCGCTGGGCGAGGTTGCCGATGCGGTGACGCCAGGAACGATTTTGGTCGACGAGGAAGGGTTCAAAGTCGCAGCGCAAGACAAGTGGGTGCAAATTTCTCGTTTGCAGCCCGCCGGAAAGCGAGAAATGGCGGCCGCAGAGTTTTTACGTGGACATCAACCCAAAACTTGA
- a CDS encoding polyphosphate kinase 2 family protein: protein MDFVSKHIVEPGQSVKLKSLETEPQGPFESKAEARAFTDQMVGKLCELQYRLHVEGRQSLLVILQAPDAAGKDGVIRKVLGRMNTQGVRTYPFKVPTEIERAHDFLWRVHQCTPGAGQISIFNRSHYEDVLVVRVEDLVPKSVWSKRYEMINQFEALLAERGTRILKFYLHISSGEQLERFKERLDVPAKHWKLNLSDYRAREKGAKYREAYEDAFRKCSTKDAPWFVIPADKKWYRDAAVSAIVCETLKEMDPQLPKVDIDLAEVRRAYEHEKAELQRELKGQGKS from the coding sequence ATGGATTTTGTTAGCAAGCACATCGTTGAGCCAGGTCAATCCGTCAAACTGAAGTCGCTCGAAACGGAGCCCCAGGGACCCTTTGAATCAAAAGCGGAGGCGCGTGCGTTTACCGATCAAATGGTCGGCAAGCTGTGTGAGCTTCAGTACCGTTTGCACGTCGAGGGGCGGCAGTCGTTGTTGGTCATCTTGCAGGCCCCTGATGCAGCCGGCAAAGATGGGGTGATTCGAAAAGTGCTCGGCCGCATGAATACGCAAGGCGTTCGCACCTATCCCTTCAAGGTGCCGACGGAGATCGAGCGAGCTCACGATTTCTTGTGGCGTGTTCATCAATGCACGCCCGGTGCTGGCCAGATCTCAATCTTTAATCGCTCCCACTACGAAGATGTGTTGGTCGTCCGAGTCGAGGACTTGGTCCCCAAGAGCGTGTGGAGCAAACGCTACGAGATGATTAACCAATTCGAAGCATTGTTGGCTGAGCGTGGTACCCGCATCCTAAAGTTCTATTTGCACATCAGTTCGGGGGAGCAACTCGAGCGATTCAAGGAGCGTTTGGACGTCCCTGCGAAGCATTGGAAGCTAAATCTGAGTGACTATCGCGCACGCGAGAAAGGGGCCAAGTATCGCGAGGCGTATGAGGATGCATTTCGCAAATGCAGCACCAAGGATGCTCCCTGGTTTGTGATCCCGGCTGACAAGAAATGGTACCGCGATGCAGCGGTCTCCGCGATTGTTTGCGAGACGCTGAAGGAGATGGATCCGCAATTGCCGAAGGTCGATATCGACCTCGCAGAGGTTCGCCGTGCCTATGAGCATGAAAAGGCAGAGCTACAACGCGAATTGAAGGGGCAAGGTAAGTCTTGA
- a CDS encoding RNA polymerase sigma factor has translation MPKSSGSQRKQTHSTSNANRRSDVEQGAHHHEAALRVGDPMTNLTPAELITRHQRGVWRYLRMLGCDNATADDLTQETFLRVLNQEGFIQHNDAATAGYLRRTAYNLLVSRHRKQSRVQTVAEPAILDEIWNRWAGKDLTGDRAIDALKNCMELLTERAQAALQMRFRDEISRVDIGAALGISDHGARNLMQRAKQQLRDCIEEKLHAKNI, from the coding sequence GTGCCAAAGTCGTCTGGATCGCAACGCAAACAAACTCACTCTACCTCGAATGCGAATCGTCGCAGCGATGTGGAGCAAGGGGCGCATCATCACGAAGCGGCTCTCCGCGTCGGCGATCCGATGACCAACCTCACTCCGGCGGAATTGATCACGCGACATCAACGCGGTGTTTGGCGTTACCTGCGAATGCTCGGTTGCGATAACGCCACCGCAGACGACTTGACTCAAGAGACGTTTTTACGGGTTTTGAATCAAGAGGGTTTCATCCAACACAACGATGCGGCAACAGCAGGCTACCTTCGCCGAACGGCCTACAATCTGCTCGTCTCACGACATCGAAAACAAAGCCGCGTGCAAACCGTCGCCGAACCCGCCATACTTGACGAAATCTGGAATCGATGGGCAGGCAAGGATTTGACGGGCGATCGTGCAATCGATGCACTAAAAAATTGCATGGAACTGCTAACCGAACGAGCACAAGCGGCACTGCAGATGCGTTTTAGGGATGAGATCAGTCGTGTCGACATTGGGGCGGCCTTGGGTATCTCCGATCACGGAGCGCGGAATTTAATGCAACGAGCCAAGCAGCAGCTTCGCGACTGTATCGAGGAAAAGCTGCACGCAAAAAACATCTAA
- a CDS encoding DUF4430 domain-containing protein produces the protein MTLRSLISAPMTTRPRFRVANPLIVFAVLGLSLAGCRPNASAPNAADSNAPGSNATDTSQSVSDARLADGKAIDIVVVIQAPNSKHEFTLSGVKSGETVEALMRSIDEVPVEITGSGVTAFVNEIDGVSTSGSEGWTYKIDGAHAEQGIGSTTLTTSGTITWTFGSYEKQ, from the coding sequence ATGACACTTCGGTCGTTGATTTCGGCGCCGATGACAACGCGGCCTCGGTTCCGGGTCGCGAATCCTTTGATTGTGTTTGCCGTCCTGGGACTATCGCTGGCGGGTTGCCGTCCGAATGCTTCGGCCCCAAACGCTGCGGACTCGAATGCGCCGGGATCAAACGCCACCGACACCTCCCAAAGTGTCTCGGATGCGAGGTTGGCCGACGGCAAAGCCATTGACATCGTGGTGGTGATTCAAGCTCCAAACTCGAAACACGAATTCACCCTCTCGGGTGTCAAGTCAGGCGAGACCGTCGAAGCATTGATGCGTTCGATCGATGAGGTGCCCGTCGAGATCACCGGATCGGGGGTAACCGCCTTTGTCAACGAAATTGACGGGGTTTCGACCAGTGGATCCGAAGGGTGGACGTACAAGATCGATGGTGCTCACGCCGAACAAGGCATTGGCAGCACCACCTTGACCACTTCGGGGACGATCACATGGACTTTCGGATCCTACGAAAAACAGTAA